A part of Anolis sagrei isolate rAnoSag1 chromosome 3, rAnoSag1.mat, whole genome shotgun sequence genomic DNA contains:
- the RPS24 gene encoding small ribosomal subunit protein eS24 isoform X2, producing the protein MNDTVTIRTRKFMTNRLLQRKQMVIDVLHPGKATVPKTEIREKLAKMYKTTPDVIFVFGFRTHFGGGKTTGFGMIYDSLDYAKKNEPKHRLARHGLYEKKKTSRKQRKERKNRMKKVRGTAKANVGATKKK; encoded by the exons ATG AACGACACAGTGACCATCCGAACAAGGAAGTTTATGACAAATAGGCTGCTTCAGCGCAAGCAGATG GTAATCGATGTTTTACATCCTGGAAAGGCCACTGTCCCCAAAACTGAGATCCGTGAAAAGTTGGCTAAAATGTACAAGACCACACCAGATGTCATTTTCGTCTTTGGCTTCAGAACCCATTTTGGGGGTGGAAAGACGACAGGCTTTGGCATGATCTATGATTCCCTGGACTACGCAAAGAAAAATGAACCAAAACACAGATTAGCCAGG CACGGCTTGTATGAAAAGAAAAAGACTTCAAGGAAACAGCGTAAAGAACGCAAGAACAGGATGAAGAAGGTCAGGGGAACAGCCAAAGCAAACGTTGGGGCTACCAAGAAG AAATGA
- the RPS24 gene encoding small ribosomal subunit protein eS24 isoform X3, whose translation MNDTVTIRTRKFMTNRLLQRKQMVIDVLHPGKATVPKTEIREKLAKMYKTTPDVIFVFGFRTHFGGGKTTGFGMIYDSLDYAKKNEPKHRLARHGLYEKKKTSRKQRKERKNRMKKVRGTAKANVGATKK comes from the exons ATG AACGACACAGTGACCATCCGAACAAGGAAGTTTATGACAAATAGGCTGCTTCAGCGCAAGCAGATG GTAATCGATGTTTTACATCCTGGAAAGGCCACTGTCCCCAAAACTGAGATCCGTGAAAAGTTGGCTAAAATGTACAAGACCACACCAGATGTCATTTTCGTCTTTGGCTTCAGAACCCATTTTGGGGGTGGAAAGACGACAGGCTTTGGCATGATCTATGATTCCCTGGACTACGCAAAGAAAAATGAACCAAAACACAGATTAGCCAGG CACGGCTTGTATGAAAAGAAAAAGACTTCAAGGAAACAGCGTAAAGAACGCAAGAACAGGATGAAGAAGGTCAGGGGAACAGCCAAAGCAAACGTTGGGGCTACCAAGAAG TAA
- the RPS24 gene encoding small ribosomal subunit protein eS24 isoform X1: MNDTVTIRTRKFMTNRLLQRKQMVIDVLHPGKATVPKTEIREKLAKMYKTTPDVIFVFGFRTHFGGGKTTGFGMIYDSLDYAKKNEPKHRLARHGLYEKKKTSRKQRKERKNRMKKVRGTAKANVGATKKVR; encoded by the exons ATG AACGACACAGTGACCATCCGAACAAGGAAGTTTATGACAAATAGGCTGCTTCAGCGCAAGCAGATG GTAATCGATGTTTTACATCCTGGAAAGGCCACTGTCCCCAAAACTGAGATCCGTGAAAAGTTGGCTAAAATGTACAAGACCACACCAGATGTCATTTTCGTCTTTGGCTTCAGAACCCATTTTGGGGGTGGAAAGACGACAGGCTTTGGCATGATCTATGATTCCCTGGACTACGCAAAGAAAAATGAACCAAAACACAGATTAGCCAGG CACGGCTTGTATGAAAAGAAAAAGACTTCAAGGAAACAGCGTAAAGAACGCAAGAACAGGATGAAGAAGGTCAGGGGAACAGCCAAAGCAAACGTTGGGGCTACCAAGAAGGTAAGATGA